Proteins encoded together in one Sulfurihydrogenibium sp. window:
- the leuD gene encoding 3-isopropylmalate dehydratase small subunit, which produces MMIRGRVWKFKDDVDTDQIIPARYLVTTDPKELAKHVMEDADPTFPSKVKEGDILVAGKNFGCGSSREHAPLAIKGAGIAAVVAESFARIFFRNAINLGLLIIESPEAAREAEEGDILEIDINQGVIRNVTKNKEYKIKPLPENLQAILKAGGLMEYAKEKIKNAS; this is translated from the coding sequence ATTATGATTAGAGGAAGAGTTTGGAAGTTTAAAGATGACGTTGATACAGACCAAATAATACCTGCAAGATATCTTGTGACTACAGACCCAAAAGAGCTTGCAAAACACGTAATGGAAGATGCAGACCCAACATTTCCATCAAAAGTAAAAGAAGGTGATATACTTGTTGCTGGTAAAAACTTTGGTTGTGGGTCTTCAAGAGAACATGCTCCTCTTGCCATCAAGGGTGCTGGAATTGCTGCAGTAGTAGCTGAATCTTTTGCAAGAATATTCTTTAGAAATGCTATTAACTTAGGCTTATTAATCATAGAATCTCCGGAAGCTGCAAGAGAGGCTGAGGAAGGAGATATTTTAGAGATTGATATTAACCAAGGTGTTATAAGAAATGTTACTAAAAATAAAGAGTATAAGATAAAACCTCTACCGGAAAATCTACAAGCTATTTTAAAAGCCGGCGGCTTGATGGAATACGCTAAGGAAAAAATAAAAAATGCTTCGTAA
- a CDS encoding transketolase encodes MRDIQELKEIARELRIDIITMVYNAQSGHPGGSLSAIDILTVLYFGGFLRYDPKNPWWEDRDRFILSKGHASPALYSVLAKAGYIPKEELSTYRKTKGFAPDGYSRLQGHPAWQGNRHGVPGAEASTGSLGQGLSVAIGQALSGRLANKDYKVYVMLGDGEVQEGMTWEAAMFAGHHKLDNLIAILDNNNLQIDGDIRHIINIHPLKEKYEAFGWHVIEIDGHDYQQIIDAFTQANQIKGKPTMIVAHTVKGKGVSFMENNFKWHGVAPSKEEYEKAIQELTSGGV; translated from the coding sequence TTGAGAGATATTCAAGAGTTAAAAGAAATAGCAAGAGAGCTTAGAATTGATATTATTACAATGGTGTACAACGCCCAGTCTGGACATCCGGGTGGGTCTTTGTCTGCCATCGATATTTTAACTGTTTTATATTTTGGTGGATTTTTAAGATACGACCCAAAAAATCCTTGGTGGGAAGATAGAGATAGATTCATCCTTTCTAAAGGACATGCATCACCTGCTTTATACTCAGTGTTGGCAAAAGCTGGGTATATACCAAAAGAAGAATTGTCTACTTACAGAAAAACAAAGGGATTTGCTCCGGATGGATATAGTAGATTGCAAGGTCATCCTGCATGGCAAGGAAATAGACACGGCGTTCCAGGAGCAGAAGCTTCAACAGGTTCCTTAGGTCAAGGGTTGTCGGTAGCAATTGGTCAAGCTCTTTCTGGAAGACTTGCAAATAAGGATTATAAAGTTTATGTAATGCTTGGGGATGGAGAAGTCCAGGAAGGTATGACATGGGAAGCTGCAATGTTTGCAGGACATCATAAGTTAGATAATCTAATAGCAATTCTTGATAATAATAATCTTCAAATTGATGGAGATATAAGACATATCATAAACATTCATCCACTAAAAGAAAAGTATGAAGCTTTTGGCTGGCATGTGATAGAGATTGACGGACATGATTATCAGCAGATAATAGATGCCTTTACTCAAGCAAATCAAATAAAAGGAAAGCCAACCATGATTGTAGCTCATACAGTTAAAGGTAAAGGCGTATCGTTTATGGAGAATAACTTTAAGTGGCACGGCGTTGCACCAAGTAAAGAAGAGTATGAGAAAGCAATCCAAGAATTAACATCCGGAGGTGTGTAA
- a CDS encoding universal stress protein produces MLRKILTAIDLTEDSKTVLEAGSKIAKAKNATVYIVYVLEPPNVPFFDELPTEEKEALLNLQKVLKEKAKETLSEYKQKLEAEGLCVVPIILQGQVVESVLEFSENNDVDLIIVKSHKKSEIEEKAIGSNSLRIASRSKIPVLVIKEDKTQYNHILVAYDFLPTSEEALKFSLDLASIYNSKITVIHVDNDSHFTHIKSVYEKVRQHKIEKLQKLKEEYPSVEVVYKEGLPEKEILKFSEEKNVDLIVTGKRKDKGGKLSFIGSTSYKILKGAKTAVLVFRSK; encoded by the coding sequence ATGCTTCGTAAGATACTAACAGCAATCGACTTAACAGAAGATAGTAAGACTGTTTTAGAAGCCGGCTCTAAAATTGCCAAAGCTAAAAATGCAACAGTTTATATTGTTTACGTCTTAGAGCCGCCAAATGTTCCATTTTTTGATGAGCTTCCAACAGAAGAAAAAGAAGCTCTTTTAAATTTACAAAAAGTTTTAAAAGAAAAAGCAAAAGAGACTTTATCTGAATATAAACAAAAACTTGAAGCGGAAGGTTTATGTGTAGTTCCAATTATCTTACAAGGTCAAGTTGTTGAGTCTGTTTTGGAATTTTCAGAAAATAATGATGTTGATTTAATTATTGTAAAGTCTCATAAAAAGTCAGAGATTGAAGAAAAAGCCATAGGTAGCAACTCTTTAAGAATAGCATCAAGGTCTAAAATTCCGGTGCTTGTTATAAAAGAAGACAAAACTCAGTATAATCATATACTTGTTGCCTATGACTTTTTGCCTACTTCTGAAGAAGCGTTGAAATTTTCATTGGATTTAGCATCTATTTATAATTCAAAGATTACAGTAATTCATGTTGATAATGATTCACATTTTACTCACATAAAATCAGTTTATGAAAAAGTAAGGCAGCATAAGATTGAAAAATTACAAAAGCTAAAAGAAGAGTATCCATCGGTTGAAGTTGTATACAAAGAAGGTCTCCCGGAAAAGGAAATTTTAAAGTTTTCAGAAGAAAAAAACGTTGACCTTATAGTTACAGGTAAAAGAAAAGATAAAGGCGGAAAGTTGTCGTTTATAGGTTCTACATCTTATAAAATACTTAAAGGAGCAAAAACTGCTGTTTTAGTATTTAGGAGTAAATAA
- a CDS encoding tetratricopeptide repeat protein, with amino-acid sequence MKKLLLSALVLCNTAFAGINIKPSSENPLFYYGICKIAKDRHDIKTAYEFCREAVKRMPDTPAVYRETIFLAYSLGKKEEALELLKTYKEKFKNDPETYLFLSFFYNVTKNQKEALSVLEEGYKKFPNNEKIISALIDQYIENKNLNKAKELLEKLVTIKKDDPSIYYKIARIYLFENNTQKAEEYLKKSLQIDKKYKPSWQLLGEIYRQSGNYDKAIEIYKNILKDDPNNLEALNRLFQIYVDKDDFNNAAETIDKIIRLNPKDNDAILKKFLLYIKYGKSNEILQDLKKSSQENPDNPFLKFMLGMAYETLEDYQNAKAIYEELYKQQPDNQELIDRLVSVYLNLKEYDKALEILNKLYVQNPKDYKILLSMADIEDKKGNIKRALELVKEAESIAPDDPTVHFIKAIYLDKLGNWREAEKSLYKSLELRPDYPDALNYLGYTYIDREINIDKGIELVKKALEKMPDSPAYLDSLGWGYYKKGNYAEAEKLIKKALEKMQDDPVLNEHYADILLKLNKKQDAIEYYKKALELIDKKGEGEPNQKERVLKKLKDLR; translated from the coding sequence ATGAAAAAACTTTTATTGTCAGCGCTTGTTTTGTGTAATACTGCATTTGCAGGCATAAACATAAAACCGTCTTCAGAAAATCCATTATTTTATTATGGAATTTGCAAGATAGCTAAAGACAGGCATGATATAAAAACAGCCTACGAATTTTGTAGAGAAGCTGTTAAACGTATGCCTGACACACCTGCAGTCTATAGAGAAACAATTTTCCTTGCATACAGTCTTGGTAAAAAAGAAGAAGCTCTTGAATTGCTAAAAACTTACAAAGAAAAATTTAAAAACGACCCAGAAACTTATCTATTTTTATCATTCTTTTACAACGTAACGAAAAATCAAAAAGAAGCTTTATCTGTATTGGAAGAAGGATATAAAAAATTTCCAAACAATGAAAAAATAATTTCAGCTTTGATTGACCAATACATTGAAAATAAAAATTTAAACAAAGCAAAGGAGCTTTTAGAAAAGCTTGTTACAATAAAAAAAGATGACCCATCTATCTATTACAAAATAGCGAGAATATATCTTTTTGAGAACAACACACAAAAAGCAGAAGAGTATCTGAAAAAATCTTTACAAATTGACAAAAAATATAAACCATCATGGCAACTTCTTGGCGAGATTTACAGACAATCCGGCAATTACGATAAAGCGATAGAAATCTACAAAAACATACTAAAAGACGACCCTAATAATCTTGAAGCTTTAAACAGACTATTTCAGATTTACGTAGATAAAGATGACTTCAATAATGCTGCAGAAACCATAGATAAAATCATCAGACTCAATCCTAAAGACAACGACGCTATATTAAAGAAATTTTTACTTTACATAAAGTATGGTAAATCTAACGAAATTTTACAAGATTTAAAAAAATCTTCACAAGAAAATCCGGATAATCCATTCTTAAAATTTATGCTTGGAATGGCTTATGAAACATTGGAAGATTACCAAAATGCAAAAGCAATTTATGAAGAGTTATACAAACAACAGCCGGACAACCAAGAACTTATTGACAGACTTGTCAGTGTTTATTTAAACCTTAAAGAGTATGATAAAGCATTAGAAATTTTAAACAAACTTTACGTCCAAAACCCTAAGGATTATAAAATTCTTTTATCAATGGCTGATATAGAAGACAAGAAAGGAAATATAAAAAGAGCACTCGAGCTTGTTAAAGAAGCTGAAAGTATAGCACCGGATGACCCAACCGTTCATTTTATAAAGGCGATTTATCTTGATAAACTTGGAAATTGGCGAGAAGCCGAAAAATCCCTTTACAAATCCTTAGAGCTAAGACCAGATTACCCTGATGCTTTAAATTATCTTGGATACACTTACATAGACAGAGAAATAAACATAGACAAAGGTATTGAACTTGTAAAAAAAGCACTTGAGAAAATGCCGGATAGTCCTGCTTATTTAGATAGCCTTGGTTGGGGATACTACAAAAAAGGTAATTATGCTGAGGCTGAAAAGCTAATAAAAAAAGCACTTGAAAAAATGCAAGATGACCCAGTATTAAATGAGCATTATGCAGATATTTTACTAAAATTAAACAAAAAACAAGATGCTATAGAGTATTACAAAAAAGCTTTAGAGCTAATAGATAAAAAGGGCGAAGGAGAGCCAAATCAAAAAGAAAGAGTTTTAAAAAAGCTTAAAGATTTGAGGTGA